The Hypomesus transpacificus isolate Combined female chromosome 3, fHypTra1, whole genome shotgun sequence genome has a window encoding:
- the srp54 gene encoding signal recognition particle 54 kDa protein isoform X2 has protein sequence MVLADLGRKITSALRSLSNATIINEEVLNAMLKEVCAALLEADVNIKLVKQLRENVKSAIDLEEMASGLNKRRMIQHAVFKELVKLVDPGVKAWTPTKGKNNVIMFVGLQGSGKTTTCSKLAYYFQRKGWKTCLICADTFRAGAFDQLKQNATKARIPFYGSYTEMDPVVIAAEGVEKFKNENFEIIIVDTSGRHKQEDSLFEEMLQVSNAVQPDNIVYVMDASIGQACEAQAKAFKDKVDVASVIVTKLDGHAKGGGALSAVAATKSPIIFIGTGEHIDDFEPFKTQPFISKLLGMGDIEGLIDKVNELKLDDNEELIDKLKHGQFTLRDMYEQFQNIMKMGPFGQIMGMIPGFGTDFMSKGNEQESMARLKKLMTIMDSMNDQELDNKDGAKLFSKQPNRIQRVARGSGVATRDVQELLTQYTKFAQMVKKMGGIKGLFKGGDMSKNVNPSQMAKLNQQMAKMMDPRVLHHMGGMAGLQSMMRQFQQGAAGNMKGMMGFNNM, from the exons ATGGTTTTGGCCGATTTGGGACGAAAGATCACGTCGGCGTTACGATCACTCAGTAATGCCACAATCATCAACGAGGAG GTGCTAAATGCCATGCTAAAGGAAGTATGTGCAGCCCTCCTGGAAGCTGATGTCAACATAAAGCTGGTGAAACAGCTTAGAGAAAATGTCAA GTCAGCCATTGACCTGGAGGAGATGGCGTCCGGCCTGAACAAGAGGAGGATGATCCAGCATGCTGTCTTCAAGGAGCTGGTCAAG CTGGTGGATCCAGGGGTGAAGGCATGGACGCCCACGAAGGGCAAGAACAACGTGATCATGTTTGTGGGTCTCCAGGGGAGTGGGAAAACCACAACATGTTCAAAG TTGGCATACTACTTCCAGAGAAAAGGCTGGAAGACCTGTTTGATATGTGCTGACACTTTCAGAGCTG GTGCCTTTGATCAGTTGAAACAGAACGCAACAAAAGCCAGAATCCCATTCTATGGAAG TTACACAGAGATGGACCCTGTTGTCATAGCAGCGGAAGGTGTAGAGAAGTTCAAGAATGAGAACTTTGAAATTATCATTGTTGACACCAGCGGTCGACACAAGCAGGAAGATTCTCTTTTTGAGGAGATGCTCCAGGTTTCCAACGCTGTG CAACCAGACAACATAGTGTACGTGATGGATGCCTCCATCGGCCAGGCCTGCGAGGCCCAGGCCAAGGCCTTCAAGGACAAGGTAGACGTGGCATCTGTCATTGTCACTAAGCTCGACGGGCATGCCAAGGGTGGTGGAGCTCTCAGTGC TGTGGCTGCGACTAAGAGTCCCATCATTTTCATTGGAACTGGAGAGCACATTGATGACTTTGAGCCATTCAAAACACAGCCCTTCATCAGCAAGTTACTGG GTATGGGAGACATTGAAGGATTGATAGACAAGGTCAACGAACTCAAACTAGATGACAATGAGGAGCTGATTGACAAGTTGAAACATG GCCAGTTCACTCTCAGAGACATGTATGAGCAGTTCCAGAACATCATGAAGATGGGACCGTTTGGACAGATCATG GGAATGATCCCAGGCTTTGGAACAGACTTCATGAGCAAAGGCAATGAGCAGGAGTCCATGGCCAGGCTGAAGAAACTAATGACCATTATGGACAGCATGAACGACCAAG AGCTGGACAACAAAGATGGTGCCAAGCTGTTTAGCAAGCAGCCCAACCGTATCCAGAGAGTGGCTCGGGGGTCAGGTGTTGCCACCCGCGATGTCCAGGAGTTGCTCACCCAGTACACAAAGTTTGCACAGATGGTCAAGAAAATGGGTGGTATCAAGGGCCTGTTCAAAG GTGGCGATATGTCCAAGAACGTGAACCCCTCTCAGATGGCGAAGTTAAACCAGCAGATGGCCAAGATGATGGATCCAAGAGTTCTGCATCACATGG GAGGCATGGCCGGGCTTCAGTCCATGATGAGGCAGTTCCAGCAGGGAGCTGCTGGCAACATGAAAGGAATGATGGGATTCAACAACATGTGA
- the zgc:109986 gene encoding uncharacterized protein zgc:109986, with protein sequence MNFLEAKNEIQRLLSRVQRQDLPRLIDWMKNTDELDDALTDNQKVLLQSISEDLRTCLPMEATLSSESLAIEKTQHCAHPTIHVDAFLYDEEAVDTLCQEGKMSRNYCLSCGSHGTAPLDFISHSFSILELQFLFQHSLPDLAGRLVVDVGSRLGAVLYGGYLYSSATQLVGVEISAEFVRLQNMAVEKYGFSDRIQVIHADVCSQDSLIQNADVLIMNNVFEYFLEPSSQLKAWNFIIHNFRKKGALLVTVPSILESLSPLQGSVDHSQWVEEVPLDYSVYLGKDTDQDAYRDIHLYRVLGL encoded by the exons ATGAACTTTTTAGAAGCTAAAAATGAAATCCAACGTCTACTCTCAAGAGTTCAACGTCAAGACCTTCCTAGGTTGATAGACTGGATGAAAAACACAG ATGAACTGGATGATGCCCTAACTGATAACCAGAAGGTCCTACTTCAGAGCATCTCAGAGGACCTTAGAACCTGTCTGCCAATGGAGGCAACATTGTCCTCAGAGTCTTTGGCCATAGAGAAG ACTCAACACTGTGCCCACCCTACGATCCATGTGGATGCCTTCTTATATGATGAGGAGGCAGTGGACACTCTTTGTCAGGAGGGCAAGATGAGCAGGAACTACTGCCTCAGCTGTGGCTCTCACGGGACTGCTCCCCTGG ATttcatctctcactctttctccatCCTGGAACTCCAGTTCCTGTTCCAGCATTCCCTGCCAGACCTGGCAGGAAGACTTGTGGTGGATGTGGGCTCCAGACTGGGTGCTGTTCTCTATGGG GGGTATCTGTACAGCTCAGCCACTCAGCTGGTTGGGGTGGAGATAAGTGCTGAGTTTGTCAGACTTCAGAACATGGCAGTGGAAAAGTATGGTTTCAGTGATCGAATACAG GTCATCCATGCAGACGTCTGCAGTCAGGACTCCCTAATTCAGAATGCAGACGTTCTCATCATGAACAATGTCTTTGAGTACTTCCTAGAGCCTAGCAGTCAACTGAA AGCATGGAACTTTATCATCCACAATTTTCGCAAGAAGGGCGCGTTACTGGTAACTGTTCCTAGCATCCTGGAGTCACTTTCACCTTTACAG GGAAGTGTGGACCACAGCCAATGGGTGGAGGAGGTCCCCCTGGATTACAGTGTCTACCTGGGAAAGGACACTGACCAGGATGCCTATAGAGACATTCATCTCTACAGGGTGCTGGGATTATAG
- the srp54 gene encoding signal recognition particle 54 kDa protein isoform X1: MVLADLGRKITSALRSLSNATIINEEVLNAMLKEVCAALLEADVNIKLVKQLRENVKSAIDLEEMASGLNKRRMIQHAVFKELVKLVDPGVKAWTPTKGKNNVIMFVGLQGSGKTTTCSKLAYYFQRKGWKTCLICADTFRAGAFDQLKQNATKARIPFYGSYTEMDPVVIAAEGVEKFKNENFEIIIVDTSGRHKQEDSLFEEMLQVSNAVQPDNIVYVMDASIGQACEAQAKAFKDKVDVASVIVTKLDGHAKGGGALSAVAATKSPIIFIGTGEHIDDFEPFKTQPFISKLLGMGDIEGLIDKVNELKLDDNEELIDKLKHGQFTLRDMYEQFQNIMKMGPFGQIMGMIPGFGTDFMSKGNEQESMARLKKLMTIMDSMNDQELDNKDGAKLFSKQPNRIQRVARGSGVATRDVQELLTQYTKFAQMVKKMGGIKGLFKGTKGGDMSKNVNPSQMAKLNQQMAKMMDPRVLHHMGGMAGLQSMMRQFQQGAAGNMKGMMGFNNM; the protein is encoded by the exons ATGGTTTTGGCCGATTTGGGACGAAAGATCACGTCGGCGTTACGATCACTCAGTAATGCCACAATCATCAACGAGGAG GTGCTAAATGCCATGCTAAAGGAAGTATGTGCAGCCCTCCTGGAAGCTGATGTCAACATAAAGCTGGTGAAACAGCTTAGAGAAAATGTCAA GTCAGCCATTGACCTGGAGGAGATGGCGTCCGGCCTGAACAAGAGGAGGATGATCCAGCATGCTGTCTTCAAGGAGCTGGTCAAG CTGGTGGATCCAGGGGTGAAGGCATGGACGCCCACGAAGGGCAAGAACAACGTGATCATGTTTGTGGGTCTCCAGGGGAGTGGGAAAACCACAACATGTTCAAAG TTGGCATACTACTTCCAGAGAAAAGGCTGGAAGACCTGTTTGATATGTGCTGACACTTTCAGAGCTG GTGCCTTTGATCAGTTGAAACAGAACGCAACAAAAGCCAGAATCCCATTCTATGGAAG TTACACAGAGATGGACCCTGTTGTCATAGCAGCGGAAGGTGTAGAGAAGTTCAAGAATGAGAACTTTGAAATTATCATTGTTGACACCAGCGGTCGACACAAGCAGGAAGATTCTCTTTTTGAGGAGATGCTCCAGGTTTCCAACGCTGTG CAACCAGACAACATAGTGTACGTGATGGATGCCTCCATCGGCCAGGCCTGCGAGGCCCAGGCCAAGGCCTTCAAGGACAAGGTAGACGTGGCATCTGTCATTGTCACTAAGCTCGACGGGCATGCCAAGGGTGGTGGAGCTCTCAGTGC TGTGGCTGCGACTAAGAGTCCCATCATTTTCATTGGAACTGGAGAGCACATTGATGACTTTGAGCCATTCAAAACACAGCCCTTCATCAGCAAGTTACTGG GTATGGGAGACATTGAAGGATTGATAGACAAGGTCAACGAACTCAAACTAGATGACAATGAGGAGCTGATTGACAAGTTGAAACATG GCCAGTTCACTCTCAGAGACATGTATGAGCAGTTCCAGAACATCATGAAGATGGGACCGTTTGGACAGATCATG GGAATGATCCCAGGCTTTGGAACAGACTTCATGAGCAAAGGCAATGAGCAGGAGTCCATGGCCAGGCTGAAGAAACTAATGACCATTATGGACAGCATGAACGACCAAG AGCTGGACAACAAAGATGGTGCCAAGCTGTTTAGCAAGCAGCCCAACCGTATCCAGAGAGTGGCTCGGGGGTCAGGTGTTGCCACCCGCGATGTCCAGGAGTTGCTCACCCAGTACACAAAGTTTGCACAGATGGTCAAGAAAATGGGTGGTATCAAGGGCCTGTTCAAAGGTACGAAAG GTGGCGATATGTCCAAGAACGTGAACCCCTCTCAGATGGCGAAGTTAAACCAGCAGATGGCCAAGATGATGGATCCAAGAGTTCTGCATCACATGG GAGGCATGGCCGGGCTTCAGTCCATGATGAGGCAGTTCCAGCAGGGAGCTGCTGGCAACATGAAAGGAATGATGGGATTCAACAACATGTGA